The proteins below are encoded in one region of Ereboglobus luteus:
- a CDS encoding glycoside hydrolase family 2 protein, with the protein MKHTAFPIFVISLALSCAVSAAAPDPWAPAGNRIKTPWAGQVSSANPLPEYPRPRMVRTDWQNLNGLWDYAIKPKGAARPATFDGRILVPFPVESSLSGVQREVGPDNELWYKLEFTVPSAAAWKGKNVLLHFGAVDWRADVYVNGDPVGSHTGGFAPFTFDITRSLNASGPNTLVVRVWDPTDASDNPVGKQSRNPYKIWYTAVTGIWQTVWLEPVAPNHIKDIQAVSDIDAGTLAVTVDTAASATVEVELVDNNKIVATARGNAGEALTLTLKNPTLWSPENPKLYDLRARLLSGGKTADEIRSYAAFRKISMKRDASGMVRMQLNGKNYFHFGPLDQGWWPDGLYTAPTDEALLFDIIKTKELGFNMIRKHVKVEPQRWYYHCDREGILVWQDMPSTHSYGLGAKWGRNTLGGGIDTLRTPLSKDNFQKEWGEIMDFCKGHPSVVVWVPFNEAWGQFDTERIAKWTKERDPSRLVNAASGGNMRACGDIVDFHHYPEPRMFPGYTNLALVLGEYGGLALPLPGHLWQQDDKNWGYGKVKFAGKDDLTAKYVEYTKMLKAMVAEGYSAAVYTQTTDVEIEANGFYTYDRKILKMDAAAVRAANRAVIDALLEK; encoded by the coding sequence ATGAAACACACCGCCTTCCCGATTTTCGTCATCTCGCTCGCGCTTTCATGCGCCGTTTCCGCCGCCGCGCCCGACCCGTGGGCGCCCGCCGGAAACCGCATCAAGACGCCCTGGGCCGGACAAGTCTCGTCCGCGAATCCACTTCCCGAGTATCCGCGACCCCGCATGGTTCGCACGGACTGGCAGAACCTTAACGGCTTGTGGGATTATGCCATCAAGCCGAAGGGAGCCGCCCGTCCCGCGACTTTCGACGGCAGGATACTCGTTCCATTTCCCGTCGAATCCTCGCTCTCCGGCGTCCAGCGCGAGGTCGGCCCGGACAACGAGCTTTGGTATAAGCTGGAGTTCACCGTTCCCTCCGCCGCCGCGTGGAAAGGGAAAAACGTGCTCCTGCATTTTGGCGCGGTTGACTGGCGCGCCGATGTGTATGTCAACGGCGACCCCGTCGGCTCGCACACCGGCGGCTTTGCGCCGTTCACCTTCGACATCACCCGCAGCCTCAATGCCTCCGGTCCGAACACACTCGTCGTCCGCGTTTGGGACCCGACCGACGCCTCCGACAATCCCGTCGGCAAGCAATCGCGCAACCCTTACAAAATTTGGTATACCGCCGTCACCGGCATCTGGCAAACCGTCTGGCTCGAACCCGTCGCACCCAATCATATCAAGGACATTCAAGCCGTCTCCGACATCGACGCCGGCACACTCGCCGTGACCGTCGACACCGCCGCGTCCGCCACCGTCGAAGTGGAGCTGGTTGACAACAACAAGATCGTCGCCACCGCGCGCGGCAACGCCGGCGAAGCCCTGACGCTCACGTTGAAAAACCCGACGCTCTGGTCGCCGGAAAACCCGAAACTCTACGACCTGCGCGCGCGCCTTCTCTCCGGCGGCAAAACCGCCGACGAAATACGCTCCTACGCCGCCTTCCGCAAAATCTCCATGAAGCGCGACGCCTCCGGCATGGTGCGCATGCAATTGAACGGGAAAAACTATTTTCACTTCGGCCCGCTCGACCAAGGCTGGTGGCCCGACGGCCTCTACACCGCGCCGACCGACGAGGCGCTGTTGTTTGACATTATCAAGACCAAGGAGCTCGGCTTTAACATGATTCGCAAGCACGTGAAAGTGGAGCCGCAGCGCTGGTATTACCACTGTGACCGCGAAGGCATTCTCGTGTGGCAGGACATGCCCAGCACGCACAGCTACGGCCTCGGCGCGAAGTGGGGCCGCAACACGCTCGGCGGCGGAATCGACACGCTGCGCACGCCGCTCTCGAAGGATAATTTCCAAAAGGAATGGGGCGAAATCATGGACTTCTGCAAGGGCCATCCCTCGGTCGTCGTATGGGTGCCGTTCAACGAGGCGTGGGGCCAGTTCGACACGGAAAGAATCGCCAAGTGGACGAAAGAGCGCGATCCCTCGCGCCTCGTCAACGCGGCCAGCGGCGGCAACATGCGCGCGTGCGGCGACATTGTTGACTTCCACCATTACCCGGAGCCGCGGATGTTTCCCGGCTACACAAACCTCGCGCTCGTGCTCGGCGAATACGGCGGCCTCGCCCTTCCGCTGCCCGGCCACCTCTGGCAGCAGGACGACAAGAACTGGGGCTACGGAAAGGTTAAGTTCGCCGGCAAGGACGACCTCACGGCGAAGTATGTTGAATACACAAAAATGCTGAAGGCCATGGTTGCCGAAGGTTATTCCGCCGCCGTTTACACACAGACGACCGACGTCGAAATCGAGGCCAACGGATTCTACACCTACGACCGCAAAATCCTGAAAATGGACGCCGCCGCTGTCCGCGCAGCCAACCGCGCCGTCATCGACGCCCTGCTTGAAAAATAA
- a CDS encoding beta-L-arabinofuranosidase domain-containing protein: MPRPLVSSILAACLFSSALAASPAPLNNRAPLVQKPYVEMPLGSIKAKGWLQEMLLRQKSGATGQMDTLYPQVMGPRNGWLGGDGDQWERGPYWIDGLLPLAYLLDDQALKDKVRPWIEWALASQREDGYFGPATDYAAEFGLQRNNSADWWPRMVVLKILQQHYSATGDERVPPFMTKYFQYQLKTLPNYPLGRWTFWAEYRVCDNLQAVYWLYNITGDAFLLDLARLLHRQGVDYTSAFLKGDMLSQVDTIHCVNLAQGIKTPIVYYQQQPEKKHLDAVKKALADIRRFSGQAQGMYGGDEALRGGDPTHGSELCSAVEFMYSLEVMLGITGDTEFADRLERVAFNALPAQIADDFMTKQYFQQANQVMCTRHARNFNVENGGTNLVFGLITGYPCCASNMHQGWPKFTQHLWHATPDRGLAALVYAPSEITAAVADGRRVKITEDTRYPMDDTIRFTVRFADDATGAVAFPLHLRIPGWCENASITVNGAPVFAAPAGGIAVVSRAWSDGDCVELRLPMEVRVSAWYENSVAVERGPLVYALRLTEQWTRKSFPERDTAEFGEEYYEVTTPDKWNYALVSFDRKKPATAFKVEIDPEKQKADYFWNPENAPVQIKARVREIPQWGLYNESAGPIPHSHRNPRPARGPEGGEVTLIPYGCTTLRISQFPVVR, encoded by the coding sequence ATGCCTCGCCCGCTTGTGTCTTCTATTCTGGCCGCGTGCCTTTTTTCGTCCGCGCTGGCCGCCTCGCCCGCGCCGCTCAACAACCGCGCGCCGTTGGTGCAAAAACCCTACGTTGAAATGCCGCTGGGCAGCATCAAGGCGAAAGGCTGGTTGCAGGAAATGCTGCTCCGCCAGAAGTCCGGCGCCACGGGGCAAATGGACACGCTTTACCCGCAAGTCATGGGCCCGCGCAACGGCTGGCTCGGCGGCGACGGCGACCAGTGGGAGCGCGGTCCCTACTGGATCGACGGCCTCCTGCCGCTCGCTTACCTGCTGGACGACCAGGCGCTGAAGGACAAGGTTCGCCCGTGGATCGAGTGGGCGCTCGCCAGCCAGCGCGAGGACGGCTATTTCGGCCCGGCCACGGACTACGCCGCGGAGTTCGGTTTGCAGCGCAACAACTCCGCCGACTGGTGGCCGCGCATGGTCGTCCTCAAAATCCTGCAACAGCATTACTCCGCCACGGGCGACGAGCGGGTGCCCCCGTTCATGACAAAGTATTTCCAGTATCAACTGAAAACCCTGCCCAATTACCCGCTTGGCCGCTGGACTTTCTGGGCCGAATACCGCGTGTGCGACAATCTCCAGGCCGTGTATTGGCTGTATAACATCACCGGCGACGCGTTCCTCCTCGACCTCGCCAGGCTCCTGCACCGGCAGGGCGTTGATTACACAAGCGCGTTTCTCAAGGGCGACATGCTCTCGCAGGTGGACACCATCCACTGCGTCAACCTCGCCCAGGGTATCAAGACGCCGATTGTGTATTACCAGCAGCAGCCCGAAAAAAAGCACCTCGACGCGGTGAAAAAAGCCCTCGCCGACATTCGCCGTTTCAGCGGGCAGGCGCAGGGCATGTATGGCGGCGACGAGGCGCTTCGCGGCGGCGATCCCACGCACGGCTCGGAGCTCTGCTCGGCGGTCGAGTTCATGTATTCGCTCGAAGTCATGCTCGGCATAACCGGCGACACGGAATTCGCCGATCGCCTGGAACGCGTCGCCTTCAACGCGCTGCCCGCGCAAATCGCCGACGACTTCATGACCAAACAGTATTTCCAGCAGGCCAACCAGGTCATGTGCACGCGCCATGCGCGAAACTTCAACGTCGAGAACGGCGGCACCAACCTCGTCTTCGGCCTGATCACCGGCTATCCCTGCTGCGCCTCGAACATGCACCAAGGCTGGCCCAAGTTCACCCAGCACCTCTGGCACGCCACGCCCGACCGCGGCTTGGCCGCGCTCGTTTACGCGCCCTCCGAAATCACCGCCGCCGTTGCCGACGGACGCCGCGTGAAAATAACCGAGGACACCCGTTATCCCATGGACGACACGATTCGCTTCACCGTGCGCTTCGCCGACGACGCGACCGGCGCCGTCGCGTTTCCCCTGCACCTGCGCATTCCCGGCTGGTGTGAAAACGCGTCCATCACGGTTAACGGCGCGCCCGTGTTTGCCGCGCCCGCCGGCGGCATCGCCGTGGTTTCGCGCGCATGGTCGGACGGCGATTGCGTGGAACTGCGCCTGCCCATGGAGGTGCGCGTCTCCGCCTGGTATGAAAACTCCGTCGCGGTCGAGCGCGGCCCGCTCGTATATGCGCTGCGGTTGACCGAGCAATGGACGCGCAAGAGTTTCCCCGAGCGCGACACGGCCGAGTTCGGCGAGGAATATTACGAAGTCACCACACCCGACAAATGGAACTACGCGCTCGTCAGCTTTGACCGGAAAAAACCGGCGACGGCCTTCAAGGTCGAGATCGACCCTGAGAAACAAAAGGCGGATTATTTTTGGAATCCCGAAAACGCCCCCGTCCAAATCAAGGCGCGCGTGCGCGAGATTCCCCAATGGGGCTTGTATAACGAAAGCGCCGGCCCGATCCCGCACTCGCACCGCAACCCGCGTCCCGCGCGCGGCCCGGAGGGCGGGGAGGTCACGTTGATTCCCTACGGCTGCACCACGCTTAGAATTTCGCAATTCCCCGTGGTCAGATGA
- a CDS encoding autotransporter-associated beta strand repeat-containing protein — translation MNTPLHPAVKLKLAAALALAFCAANAAWSADVFWNPGAGVSGTWFTPGGWNETTAAGTPRNAPGVADNARVTSGTVAVDPGVSSTVATVRIGDAAGNDGSVTVGGLLRSTGLLHVGSNGTGELNILGTGTVINALGHIASGANSSGTVTVGGVWQNTGDFVVGAGANSSALLTINNGGTLSTVGTWMANSTTASGTVVINNGGLWRSTGHINAGNNGAGTLEIKAGGTLSGLSLTVGNNASGNGTAIVGGLISNSGGLTVAQNGRGFLNILDTGTVTTNGNIHIGWGGAASGTATVAGLWQNNMNLNIGTSGTGVLTVIAGGTVTNNYGYLGLNAGARGAATVGGVWKNAGNLYVGNGGAGVLDILSGGTVTNAASHIGSGANSKGTVTVAGVWRNTGDFVVAAGVNSSALLTINNGGTVESVGTWIANATTASGTVVINSGGLWRNTGDLNIGNNGVGVLELKAGGTLSGNNSFIGKNATGRGTATVAGLWANSGNLTVGNSGTATLNLLGDGLVTVGGAYSQNAVSTLSVDVSGRAASAPFVRAGSASLSGTLVLKNAPAFANGGSASGLAFYQIIAATGAISGSFSQVTGLAAVPAGVDYVYGGAFVSNGGKILSAGYGLRWYADAANNSGTMTIGAGDTFVIDALPSLSGAEGVGLVDRTTANGGPGSVNWDGKSLVKLGDGTLILSATNYHTGTTLVNAGQLSITGWTGSNAAGIVGGAAGASGTANVSGYWQSTGHLHVGSGGGSGVLNILGTGTVVNGAGILGAGANSSGTATVDGLWRNTGNFEVAAGANSSALLTINNGGTLSTVGTWIANSTTASGTVVINNGGLWRSTGHINAGNNGAGTLEIKAGGTLSGVSLTVGNNASGNGAAIVGGLISNSGGLTVAQNGRGFLNILDTGTVTTNGNIHIGWGGAASGTATVAGLWQNNMNLNIGTSGTGVLTVIAGGTVTNNYGYLGLNAGARGAATVGGVWKNAGNLHVGSGGAGVLDILSGGTVTNAASIIGSGANSSGTVTVAGFWQSTGNFEVGAGANSSALLTINNGGTVESVGTWISNHATASGTVVINSGGLWRNTGDLNIGNNGAGVLKLNVGGTLSGNNSYIGKNAGGSGTATVGGLWTNSGLLHVGSNGTGFLDILASGSVLNTGASHIGSGANASGTVNIAGLWRNTDAVTIANNANSKGAATVGGDWWIGGNFVVGAGANSAALLTINSGGVVESAGTWIANHATASGTVVVNNGGLWRSTGNIFVGNNGVGVLEIKTGGTLAGVFGGIGNNATGSGTATVGGLWTNSGGLTVAQSGTGVMSILGSGTVTNGTAHIGYAAAANGSVTVDGLWQNGANLNIGSHGTGALDIRVGGTVTSNAGYIGLFGAGSGTATVAGLWRNASALHVGSAGAGVLDILGGGTVTNDGAGYIGFDANSTGAATINAGGLWQNTGDLTMGNNTNSTGTATVGGALRIGGNFVVAGGTNAGALLTINNGGAVESVGTWIANHATASGTVVVNTGGLWQSTGNIFVGNNGVGVLEIKTGGTLAGVFGGIGNNATGSGTATVGGLWTNSGGLTVAQSGTGVMSILGSGTVTNGTAHIGYAAAANGSVTVDGLWQNSANLNIGSYGTGALNILAGGTVTNNYAYIGLYADSRGTVSVDGLWRSTGDFVVAGGAGANALLTINDGGVVESIGTWIANAANASGTVIINDGGLWRNTGDLNVGNNGVGVLEIKTGGTLSGNNSFIGKNATGSGTATVAGLWQNTGNLTVGNNGVGTLVITGQGLVSSAGAYSQNAASTLAVDFSGHDAETPFVIASTASLNGQLNVSGLSGAVTGITKASEIPTDTYLLLRATGGITGEFADAAITGVSGLPSYITVERQVIDGTDYRVGYALSGVFDLAGGETFEVDIPLVDKLAAGNWDGSSLVKTGDGTLLISSSNSYTGFTLVNGGVLRYIGENALASLNGQLINNSIVDLSVPLADGSQRTLNVPSLAGSGTFLMTINSDDHTSSLLLVSGDATGTHRLIITDLRADAGGFLEKELDYLTLVDFANAGLNDATFVGGYDRGAAFFPVQTRPDGSVGFDAPDPSAAAETVFGVPAAQNILWHAARDNAARRLDDLRSQPVSDDMGVSLWTRAHAGHVSIDAERNFTLDNLGVAIGGDYAWRLDNSVLHTGAYLAYAHASQDFRAMPFAGSADSDSDFLGGGFYALWQHSEGWFVSASLTGASLKTDLDSADQSDRVTTAERSSSAFGFALEAGRRFQLDKGWFVEPSVHAGISRINPSGDTASNAAAGTSINIDPDATDIVIARARVLTGRAFDLAGGSRLQVHGRLGAVNESSSGGKVSVVDNFGYRFSRRPNLDGVRAEAGVGVIWEPAPGNRLYLDYDAAYGSDYKQPWAFSLGYSHQF, via the coding sequence ATGAACACTCCCCTCCATCCAGCCGTGAAACTCAAGCTCGCCGCCGCGCTGGCGCTGGCATTTTGCGCGGCGAATGCGGCGTGGTCCGCCGACGTGTTTTGGAATCCCGGCGCCGGCGTCTCCGGCACCTGGTTCACGCCCGGCGGCTGGAATGAAACCACCGCCGCCGGCACGCCGCGCAACGCCCCCGGCGTCGCCGACAACGCCCGCGTCACCAGCGGCACGGTTGCCGTCGACCCCGGCGTTTCCTCCACTGTCGCCACCGTCCGCATCGGCGATGCCGCCGGCAATGACGGATCCGTCACCGTTGGCGGACTCTTGCGAAGCACGGGGCTCCTCCACGTCGGCTCCAACGGCACGGGTGAGCTCAACATCCTCGGCACGGGCACCGTCATCAACGCCCTGGGGCACATTGCCTCCGGCGCAAACTCCAGCGGCACGGTCACGGTTGGCGGCGTCTGGCAGAACACCGGCGATTTTGTTGTCGGCGCCGGGGCCAATTCCTCCGCGCTGCTCACGATAAACAATGGCGGCACACTTTCCACTGTCGGCACATGGATGGCAAACTCCACCACGGCGAGCGGCACGGTTGTCATCAACAACGGCGGCCTTTGGCGGAGCACCGGCCACATCAATGCCGGCAACAACGGCGCGGGCACGCTCGAAATCAAGGCGGGCGGCACGCTCTCCGGTTTATCCCTTACCGTCGGCAACAACGCCTCCGGCAACGGCACCGCCATTGTCGGCGGGCTCATTTCAAACAGCGGCGGTCTGACTGTTGCGCAAAACGGCAGGGGATTTCTCAACATCCTCGACACCGGCACCGTCACAACCAATGGCAATATTCACATCGGCTGGGGTGGAGCCGCCAGCGGCACCGCCACCGTCGCCGGCCTCTGGCAAAACAACATGAATCTCAACATCGGCACCAGCGGCACCGGGGTGCTCACTGTCATCGCGGGCGGCACCGTCACCAACAATTACGGATACCTCGGCCTCAACGCCGGAGCCCGGGGCGCGGCCACCGTCGGCGGGGTTTGGAAAAACGCCGGCAACCTCTACGTTGGAAACGGAGGCGCGGGCGTGCTTGACATTCTCTCGGGCGGCACCGTCACCAATGCCGCGAGCCACATCGGCTCCGGCGCAAACTCCAAGGGCACGGTTACGGTTGCTGGCGTCTGGCGGAACACGGGCGATTTTGTGGTTGCCGCCGGGGTCAATTCCTCCGCGTTGCTCACCATCAACAACGGCGGCACGGTTGAAAGCGTCGGCACATGGATCGCAAACGCCACCACGGCGAGCGGCACGGTTGTCATCAACAGCGGCGGCCTCTGGCGCAACACGGGCGATCTCAACATCGGCAACAACGGTGTCGGCGTGCTTGAGCTCAAGGCCGGTGGCACACTCTCCGGCAACAACAGCTTCATCGGCAAAAACGCCACGGGGCGCGGCACCGCCACCGTCGCCGGTCTCTGGGCAAACAGCGGCAACCTCACTGTCGGCAACAGCGGCACGGCCACGCTCAACCTCCTCGGCGACGGACTTGTCACCGTTGGCGGCGCGTATTCGCAAAACGCCGTCTCGACGCTGTCCGTTGACGTCTCCGGCCGCGCCGCCAGCGCGCCCTTTGTGCGCGCGGGCAGCGCCAGCCTCTCCGGCACGCTCGTCTTGAAAAACGCCCCCGCCTTTGCCAACGGCGGCAGCGCCAGCGGACTGGCGTTTTATCAGATAATCGCCGCGACCGGCGCAATCAGCGGCTCGTTTTCACAAGTCACCGGCCTAGCCGCCGTCCCCGCGGGCGTCGATTATGTTTATGGCGGCGCGTTTGTTTCCAACGGCGGTAAAATTTTGTCCGCCGGCTACGGCCTGCGCTGGTATGCCGACGCCGCCAACAACAGCGGCACCATGACCATTGGCGCCGGCGATACATTTGTCATCGATGCGCTTCCCTCCCTCAGCGGCGCCGAAGGAGTGGGGCTTGTTGATCGCACGACGGCAAACGGCGGCCCCGGCTCCGTCAACTGGGACGGCAAGTCGCTCGTGAAGCTCGGCGACGGCACGCTCATACTTTCGGCCACTAATTATCACACCGGCACCACGCTGGTTAACGCGGGGCAACTCTCCATCACCGGGTGGACTGGCAGCAACGCCGCCGGCATCGTCGGAGGAGCCGCCGGCGCGAGCGGCACGGCCAATGTCTCCGGCTATTGGCAAAGCACCGGACACCTCCACGTCGGCTCCGGCGGAGGCTCGGGCGTGCTTAACATTCTCGGCACGGGCACGGTCGTCAACGGCGCGGGAATTCTTGGCGCCGGCGCGAACTCCAGCGGCACGGCCACGGTGGATGGACTTTGGCGGAACACCGGTAATTTTGAGGTCGCCGCCGGAGCCAATTCTTCCGCGCTGCTCACGATAAACAACGGCGGCACGCTTTCCACTGTCGGCACATGGATCGCAAACTCCACCACGGCGAGCGGCACGGTTGTCATCAACAACGGCGGCCTTTGGCGGAGCACCGGCCACATCAATGCCGGCAACAACGGCGCGGGCACGCTCGAAATCAAGGCGGGCGGCACGCTCTCCGGTGTATCCCTTACCGTCGGCAACAACGCCTCCGGCAACGGCGCCGCCATTGTCGGCGGGCTCATTTCAAACAGCGGCGGTCTGACTGTTGCGCAAAACGGCAGGGGATTTCTCAACATCCTCGACACCGGCACCGTCACAACCAATGGCAATATTCACATCGGCTGGGGTGGGGCCGCGAGCGGCACCGCCACCGTCGCCGGCCTCTGGCAAAACAACATGAATCTCAACATCGGCACCAGCGGCACCGGAGTGCTCACGGTCATCGCGGGTGGCACCGTCACCAATAATTACGGATACCTCGGCCTCAACGCCGGAGCCCGGGGCGCAGCCACCGTCGGCGGGGTTTGGAAAAACGCCGGCAACCTCCACGTTGGCAGCGGAGGCGCGGGCGTGCTCGACATTCTTTCCGGCGGCACCGTCACCAATGCCGCGAGCATTATCGGCTCCGGCGCGAACTCCAGTGGCACGGTCACGGTTGCCGGCTTTTGGCAGAGCACCGGTAATTTTGAGGTCGGCGCCGGGGCCAATTCCTCCGCGCTGCTCACCATCAACAACGGCGGCACGGTCGAGAGTGTCGGCACATGGATTTCCAACCACGCCACCGCGAGCGGCACGGTTGTCATCAACAGCGGCGGTCTCTGGCGCAACACCGGCGACCTTAACATCGGCAACAACGGCGCCGGCGTTCTCAAACTCAATGTCGGCGGCACGCTTTCGGGAAACAACAGCTACATTGGCAAAAACGCCGGCGGCAGCGGCACCGCCACGGTCGGCGGTCTTTGGACGAACAGCGGGCTCCTCCACGTTGGCAGCAACGGCACGGGGTTCCTCGACATCCTTGCCAGCGGCAGTGTCCTCAACACCGGCGCAAGCCACATCGGCTCCGGCGCAAATGCCAGCGGCACCGTCAACATCGCCGGACTCTGGCGAAACACGGACGCCGTCACCATTGCCAACAATGCCAATTCCAAGGGCGCGGCCACTGTCGGCGGAGACTGGTGGATCGGCGGCAATTTTGTGGTCGGCGCCGGAGCCAATTCCGCCGCGCTGCTCACCATCAACTCCGGTGGTGTCGTCGAGAGTGCCGGCACATGGATCGCCAACCACGCCACGGCAAGCGGCACGGTCGTCGTCAACAACGGCGGCCTCTGGCGGAGCACCGGTAATATTTTTGTCGGCAACAACGGCGTCGGCGTGCTCGAAATCAAGACGGGCGGCACGCTCGCCGGAGTCTTCGGCGGCATCGGCAACAACGCCACCGGCAGCGGCACGGCCACGGTTGGCGGACTCTGGACAAACAGCGGTGGCCTCACCGTCGCCCAATCCGGCACAGGCGTCATGAGCATCCTCGGCAGCGGCACCGTCACCAACGGCACCGCTCACATCGGTTACGCCGCGGCCGCGAATGGCTCGGTCACGGTTGACGGCCTCTGGCAAAACGGCGCCAACCTCAACATCGGCAGCCACGGCACGGGCGCGCTCGACATTCGTGTCGGCGGCACGGTCACCAGCAATGCCGGCTATATCGGACTCTTTGGCGCCGGCAGCGGCACCGCCACGGTCGCCGGTCTCTGGCGGAACGCCTCCGCCCTTCATGTCGGCAGTGCGGGCGCGGGTGTGCTCGACATTCTCGGCGGCGGCACCGTTACCAACGACGGCGCGGGCTACATCGGCTTCGACGCCAATTCCACCGGCGCCGCCACCATCAATGCCGGCGGTCTTTGGCAAAACACCGGCGACCTCACCATGGGCAACAACACCAATTCCACCGGCACGGCCACGGTCGGCGGCGCGTTGCGGATTGGCGGCAATTTTGTGGTCGCAGGCGGAACCAACGCCGGCGCGCTGCTCACCATTAACAATGGTGGTGCGGTTGAAAGCGTCGGCACATGGATCGCCAACCACGCCACCGCGAGCGGCACGGTCGTCGTCAACACCGGCGGCCTCTGGCAAAGCACCGGCAATATTTTTGTCGGCAACAACGGCGTCGGCGTGCTCGAAATCAAAACGGGCGGCACGCTCGCCGGCGTCTTCGGCGGCATCGGCAACAACGCCACCGGCAGCGGCACGGCCACGGTCGGCGGCCTCTGGACAAACAGCGGCGGTCTCACCGTCGCGCAATCCGGCACAGGCGTCATGAGCATCCTCGGCAGCGGCACCGTCACCAACGGCACCGCCCACATCGGTTACGCCGCGGCCGCGAATGGCTCGGTCACGGTTGACGGCCTCTGGCAAAACAGCGCCAACCTCAACATCGGCAGCTATGGCACGGGCGCGCTCAACATCCTCGCCGGCGGCACCGTCACAAATAATTACGCCTACATCGGTCTCTACGCCGACTCCCGCGGCACCGTTTCCGTCGATGGCCTTTGGCGGAGCACGGGCGATTTTGTGGTCGCGGGCGGAGCCGGCGCCAACGCGCTGCTCACCATCAATGACGGTGGCGTCGTTGAAAGTATCGGCACATGGATCGCCAACGCCGCCAATGCGAGCGGCACGGTCATCATCAACGATGGCGGCCTCTGGCGAAACACCGGTGATCTCAATGTCGGCAACAACGGCGTCGGCGTGCTCGAAATCAAGACCGGCGGCACGCTCTCCGGCAACAACAGCTTCATCGGAAAAAACGCCACGGGCAGCGGCACCGCCACCGTCGCCGGTCTCTGGCAAAACACGGGCAACCTGACCGTCGGCAACAACGGCGTCGGCACGCTCGTCATCACCGGCCAGGGCCTCGTCTCGTCGGCCGGCGCGTATTCGCAAAACGCGGCATCGACCTTGGCCGTCGATTTTTCCGGACATGACGCGGAGACTCCGTTCGTGATCGCCAGCACCGCCTCGCTCAACGGCCAGCTCAATGTCTCGGGCCTCTCGGGCGCCGTCACCGGCATCACGAAGGCCAGCGAAATACCCACCGACACCTATCTCCTCCTCCGCGCCACGGGCGGCATCACGGGCGAGTTTGCCGACGCCGCCATCACCGGCGTCAGCGGTCTGCCCAGCTACATCACCGTCGAGCGCCAGGTCATCGACGGCACCGATTACCGCGTCGGCTACGCGCTCTCCGGTGTCTTTGACCTCGCAGGCGGTGAGACTTTCGAGGTGGACATTCCCCTCGTCGACAAACTTGCCGCGGGCAACTGGGACGGTTCCTCGCTCGTCAAGACCGGCGACGGCACACTCCTCATCAGCTCCAGCAACAGCTACACGGGCTTCACCCTCGTCAACGGCGGCGTGCTCCGCTACATCGGTGAAAACGCCCTCGCCAGCCTGAACGGACAACTCATCAACAACAGCATTGTCGACCTTTCCGTTCCGCTAGCCGACGGATCGCAACGCACGCTCAACGTCCCGTCCCTCGCGGGCTCCGGCACGTTCCTGATGACAATCAACTCGGACGACCACACCAGCAGTCTCCTGCTCGTCTCCGGCGACGCAACCGGCACGCACCGCCTCATCATCACCGACCTCCGCGCCGATGCCGGCGGATTTCTCGAAAAAGAACTCGATTACCTCACGCTCGTCGATTTCGCCAACGCCGGCCTGAACGACGCCACCTTTGTCGGCGGTTATGACCGGGGCGCGGCGTTCTTCCCCGTCCAGACGCGCCCTGACGGCTCGGTCGGCTTTGACGCGCCCGATCCGAGCGCGGCCGCTGAGACGGTCTTCGGTGTTCCCGCCGCGCAAAACATCCTCTGGCACGCCGCGCGCGACAATGCCGCCCGCCGCCTTGACGACCTCCGTTCCCAACCCGTTTCCGATGACATGGGTGTCTCGCTCTGGACTCGCGCGCACGCCGGCCATGTTTCCATTGATGCCGAGCGCAACTTCACCCTCGACAACCTGGGCGTCGCCATCGGCGGCGATTACGCATGGCGGCTCGACAACTCGGTCCTTCACACCGGCGCCTATCTCGCCTACGCCCATGCCTCGCAGGACTTCCGCGCCATGCCCTTTGCCGGGTCGGCCGACAGCGACAGCGATTTTCTCGGCGGCGGGTTTTACGCCCTCTGGCAGCATTCCGAAGGCTGGTTTGTCAGCGCCAGCCTGACCGGGGCGAGCCTGAAAACCGACCTCGATTCCGCCGACCAAAGCGACCGCGTCACCACGGCGGAGCGCTCCTCCAGCGCGTTTGGATTCGCGCTCGAGGCGGGCCGCCGCTTCCAACTCGACAAAGGCTGGTTCGTCGAGCCCTCCGTCCACGCGGGCATCTCGCGCATCAATCCCTCCGGCGACACCGCCTCCAATGCCGCCGCCGGCACCTCGATCAACATCGACCCCGACGCCACCGATATCGTCATCGCCCGCGCCCGCGTTCTCACCGGACGCGCGTTCGATCTCGCCGGCGGCTCGCGCCTCCAAGTTCACGGCCGCCTCGGCGCCGTCAACGAAAGCAGCAGCGGCGGGAAGGTCTCTGTTGTTGATAATTTCGGCTACCGCTTCAGCCGCCGTCCCAATCTCGACGGTGTTCGTGCCGAGGCCGGAGTCGGTGTCATCTGGGAGCCCGCTCCCGGCAACCGCCTCTATCTCGATTACGACGCCGCCTATGGTTCCGACTACAAACAGCCCTGGGCCTTCAGCCTCGGCTACTCGCATCAATTCTAA